Proteins from a single region of Halalkalicoccus subterraneus:
- a CDS encoding 50S ribosomal protein L2, with protein MGRRIRGQRRGRGGSVFRAPSHRYKADLSHRRTEDDDLLTGEVVGIEHDPARSAPVADVEFDDDDRRLVLAPEGITVGEEIQIGISAEIKPGNTLPLAEVPEGVPVCNVESKAGDGGRFARASGVNATLITHDRNAAVVQLPSGEVKRLSPDCRATIGVVAGGGRTEKPFVKAGNKYHKMKARGTKWPRVRGVAMNAVDHPFGGGGRQHPGRPKSVSRHAPPGRKVGDITSRRTGRGNK; from the coding sequence ATGGGGCGACGAATCAGAGGCCAGCGACGTGGCCGCGGCGGTTCGGTGTTCCGTGCACCCTCGCACCGGTACAAGGCGGACCTCTCGCACCGACGCACGGAGGACGACGACCTGCTTACGGGCGAGGTCGTCGGCATCGAACACGACCCCGCACGCAGCGCACCCGTCGCCGACGTGGAGTTCGACGACGACGACCGGCGTCTCGTGCTCGCGCCCGAAGGGATCACCGTCGGCGAGGAGATCCAGATCGGGATCAGCGCGGAGATCAAGCCCGGTAACACGCTGCCGCTGGCGGAGGTCCCCGAAGGGGTTCCGGTCTGTAACGTCGAGTCGAAAGCCGGTGACGGCGGTCGGTTCGCACGGGCGAGCGGCGTCAACGCGACGCTGATCACCCACGACCGGAACGCTGCGGTCGTCCAGCTTCCGAGCGGCGAGGTCAAACGGCTCTCGCCGGACTGCCGGGCGACGATCGGCGTCGTTGCGGGCGGTGGACGGACCGAGAAGCCGTTCGTCAAAGCCGGGAACAAGTACCACAAGATGAAGGCCCGCGGGACCAAATGGCCTCGCGTGCGCGGTGTGGCGATGAACGCCGTCGACCACCCCTTCGGAGGGGGTGGCCGCCAGCACCCCGGTCGACCGAAGAGTGTCTCGCGGCACGCACCGCCGGGGCGGAAGGTCGGGGACATCACGTCCCGACGCACCGGCAGAGGTAACAAATAA